From Methylobacterium radiodurans, a single genomic window includes:
- a CDS encoding AAA family ATPase, with amino-acid sequence MSGISLATRTPPSEQPAADEALRARILGLRDGLLHGLIGSDRLVERLLIGLLTGGHLLIEGAPGLAKTRAVKRLADGLDGSFARVQCTPDLMPADLTGTTVWRQDAGTFEFLAGPLFHALILVDEVNRAPPKVQSALLEAMAERQITVAGHTHPLPDPFMVVATQNPIEHAGTFPLPEAQLDRFLLHVVVEMPDEAAERRILDLVEGELTHHAEAMPAKLSLDDVRAAREAALATYVSPALKDYLVRLVAATRTDAAAPDLRAAIEHPASPRGTLALMLAGKARAYLHGRDHVVPEDIADLAADALSHRIGLTWRAAAEGRTTRDIVAGLVQRVRAL; translated from the coding sequence ATGAGTGGCATCAGTCTCGCCACCCGCACACCACCGTCCGAACAACCCGCCGCAGACGAAGCGTTGCGCGCCCGCATCCTGGGTCTGCGCGACGGGCTCCTCCACGGCCTGATCGGTTCGGACCGCCTCGTGGAGCGCCTGCTGATCGGCCTGCTCACCGGCGGCCATCTGCTGATCGAGGGCGCGCCCGGCCTCGCCAAGACGCGGGCGGTCAAGCGCCTCGCGGACGGGCTCGACGGTTCCTTCGCCCGGGTACAGTGTACGCCGGACCTGATGCCCGCCGACCTTACCGGCACCACGGTCTGGCGCCAGGACGCAGGCACCTTCGAGTTCCTGGCCGGCCCCCTGTTCCACGCGCTGATCCTCGTGGACGAGGTCAACCGCGCCCCGCCCAAGGTGCAGTCGGCGCTGCTCGAAGCGATGGCGGAAAGGCAGATCACGGTAGCGGGCCACACCCATCCGCTGCCCGACCCCTTTATGGTGGTGGCAACCCAGAACCCGATCGAGCACGCGGGCACCTTCCCGCTGCCGGAGGCGCAGCTCGACCGCTTCCTGCTCCACGTCGTGGTGGAGATGCCCGACGAGGCCGCCGAGCGCCGGATCCTCGATCTCGTCGAGGGTGAGCTGACCCACCATGCCGAAGCGATGCCGGCCAAGCTCAGCCTCGACGACGTGCGCGCCGCCCGCGAGGCCGCGCTCGCCACCTACGTCTCGCCCGCGCTGAAGGACTACTTGGTCCGCCTGGTCGCCGCGACGCGGACCGACGCGGCGGCGCCGGACCTGCGCGCCGCGATTGAGCACCCGGCCTCGCCCCGCGGGACGCTGGCGCTGATGCTCGCCGGCAAGGCGCGCGCCTACCTGCACGGGCGCGACCACGTCGTGCCGGAGGACATCGCCGACCTCGCCGCCGACGCGCTCTCCCACCGCATCGGCCTCACTTGGCGGGCCGCCGCCGAGGGGCGGACGACGCGCGACATCGTCGCCGGCCTCGTGCAGCGGGTGCGGGCGCTCTAG
- the hemA gene encoding 5-aminolevulinate synthase, whose protein sequence is MPVTRMPAAPKTASSGPGIKTDFEGYFRAALDKLHGERRYRVFADIERVAGRFPQANWRRPDGSTREITVWCSNDYLGMGQHPEVVGAMTETARRCGVGAGGTRNIAGNNSPLVDLERELADLHGKEAGLVFTSGYVSNQAGISTIAKLIPNCLILSDAFNHNSMIEGVRHSGCEKRIFRHNDLGHLEELLIEAGDRPKLIVFESVYSMDGDVAPIGKICDLADRYGAMTYLDEVHAVGLYGERGAGIAERDGVMHRVDVIEGTLAKGFGCVGGYITGSAAVLDAVRSFAAGFIFTTALPPAVAAAARASVRYLKRSQVEREAHQRQAGQTKAALEAAGLPVLHTETHIVPVMVGDAELCKAAADHLLECHGIYIQPINYPTVPRGTERLRITPSPFHDEAQIHKLTAALAETWDALDLPRAGTVFVEAAE, encoded by the coding sequence ATGCCCGTGACCCGGATGCCCGCTGCCCCGAAGACCGCATCGTCCGGACCCGGCATCAAGACCGACTTCGAGGGCTACTTCCGCGCCGCGCTGGACAAGCTGCACGGCGAGCGCCGCTACCGCGTCTTCGCCGATATCGAGCGCGTGGCCGGCCGCTTCCCGCAGGCGAACTGGCGCCGCCCGGACGGCTCGACCCGCGAGATCACCGTGTGGTGCTCGAACGACTATCTGGGCATGGGTCAGCACCCCGAGGTGGTGGGCGCCATGACCGAGACGGCCCGGCGCTGCGGCGTCGGCGCGGGCGGCACCCGCAACATCGCCGGCAACAACTCGCCGCTGGTCGACCTGGAGCGCGAGCTCGCGGATCTCCACGGCAAGGAGGCGGGCCTCGTCTTCACCTCCGGCTACGTCTCGAACCAGGCCGGCATCTCGACGATCGCCAAGCTGATCCCGAACTGCCTGATCCTGTCGGACGCCTTCAACCACAACTCGATGATCGAGGGCGTGCGCCATTCGGGCTGCGAGAAGCGCATCTTCCGCCACAACGATCTCGGGCACTTGGAAGAGCTTCTGATCGAGGCCGGCGACCGGCCGAAGCTCATCGTGTTCGAGTCCGTCTACTCGATGGACGGCGACGTGGCGCCGATCGGCAAGATCTGCGACCTCGCCGACCGCTACGGCGCCATGACCTACCTCGACGAGGTCCACGCGGTCGGCCTCTACGGCGAGCGCGGCGCGGGCATCGCCGAGCGCGACGGGGTGATGCACCGGGTCGACGTGATCGAGGGCACGCTCGCCAAGGGCTTCGGCTGCGTCGGCGGCTACATCACGGGATCGGCCGCGGTGCTCGACGCGGTGCGCTCCTTCGCGGCCGGCTTCATCTTCACCACCGCGCTGCCGCCCGCGGTGGCGGCGGCTGCCCGCGCCTCGGTGCGCTACCTGAAGCGCTCGCAGGTCGAGCGCGAGGCGCACCAGCGCCAGGCGGGGCAGACCAAGGCGGCCCTGGAGGCGGCGGGCCTGCCGGTGCTGCACACCGAGACGCACATCGTGCCGGTGATGGTAGGCGACGCGGAGCTGTGCAAGGCGGCCGCGGACCACCTGCTGGAGTGCCACGGCATCTACATCCAGCCGATCAACTACCCCACCGTGCCGCGCGGCACCGAGCGCCTGCGCATCACGCCCTCACCGTTCCACGACGAGGCGCAGATCCACAAGCTCACCGCGGCGCTGGCCGAGACTTGGGACGCGCTCGACCTGCCGCGCGCCGGCACGGTCTTCGTCGAGGCGGCGGAGTAA
- a CDS encoding DUF4337 domain-containing protein translates to MSGGHGAIEGSNKRVALLISVLALFLAFSETLGKAAQTEAIGANIEAANQWAFFQARTIRSTVLKTADEMVALAPPGPNQEAVQAKRAEWAKTMARWDSEPATGEGRKELAEKAKANQEKRDLSLHRYHHYELASAAFQIGIVLASAQVITGIVALAVAGGLLGAAGAVMLGFGFLAPHALHLF, encoded by the coding sequence ATGTCGGGCGGTCACGGGGCGATCGAGGGTTCCAACAAGCGGGTAGCGTTGCTGATCTCGGTGCTGGCGCTGTTCCTGGCCTTCAGCGAGACGCTGGGCAAGGCGGCGCAGACCGAGGCGATCGGTGCCAATATCGAGGCCGCCAACCAGTGGGCTTTCTTCCAGGCCCGCACCATCCGCAGCACGGTGCTGAAGACAGCCGACGAGATGGTGGCGCTCGCGCCCCCCGGGCCGAACCAGGAGGCGGTGCAGGCCAAGCGCGCCGAGTGGGCCAAGACCATGGCGCGCTGGGACTCGGAGCCCGCGACCGGCGAGGGCCGCAAGGAACTCGCCGAGAAGGCCAAGGCGAACCAGGAGAAGCGCGACCTCTCGCTCCACCGCTACCACCATTACGAGCTGGCCTCGGCGGCCTTCCAGATCGGCATCGTGCTGGCCTCGGCCCAGGTCATCACCGGCATCGTGGCGCTCGCGGTGGCGGGCGGCCTCCTCGGCGCGGCCGGCGCGGTGATGCTGGGCTTCGGCTTCCTAGCACCCCACGCCCTGCACCTGTTCTGA
- the hisD gene encoding histidinol dehydrogenase yields the protein MVRLDSSAPTFQDDFARLLTVKREIAEDVDEAVRGIIAGVVAGGDAALVDYTRRFDRLGEDFTEGSLRVTEAEIAAAVAACPADQIEALTLAAERIEHFHRAQVPADHRETDALGVTAGWRWTALESVGLYVPGGTASYPSSVLMNAVPARVAGVPRIVMVAPAPEGRMNPLVLAAAHLSGVHEVYRVGGAQAVAALAYGTRTIAPVAKIVGPGNAWVAAAKRRVFGQVGIDMIAGPSEVLILADGHANPDWIAADLLAQAEHDTAAQAILITDSADLAEAVEAAVERALTTLPRQEIARASWRDYGAIIRVRDFDEAVPLTDRLAPEHLEIETADPEGLAAKVRNAGAIFLGSHTPEAIGDYVGGPNHVLPTARSARFSSGLGVLDFMKRTTILACTPESLRALGPAAINLGRSEGLEGHARSVAIRLNL from the coding sequence ATGGTTCGTCTCGACAGCTCCGCCCCGACCTTCCAGGACGACTTCGCGCGCCTCCTCACCGTGAAGCGCGAGATCGCCGAGGATGTGGACGAGGCCGTGCGCGGCATCATCGCGGGCGTGGTCGCAGGAGGCGACGCCGCCCTCGTCGACTACACCCGCCGCTTCGACCGGCTCGGCGAGGACTTCACCGAGGGCAGCCTGCGGGTCACGGAGGCGGAGATCGCGGCGGCCGTCGCGGCCTGCCCGGCCGACCAGATCGAGGCCCTGACGCTCGCGGCCGAGCGGATCGAGCATTTCCACCGCGCCCAGGTACCCGCCGACCACCGCGAGACCGACGCGCTCGGCGTCACCGCGGGGTGGCGCTGGACGGCGCTCGAATCGGTCGGCCTCTACGTGCCGGGCGGCACCGCGAGCTATCCTTCGTCCGTCCTGATGAACGCGGTGCCGGCGCGCGTCGCGGGCGTGCCGCGCATCGTCATGGTGGCGCCCGCGCCCGAGGGCCGGATGAACCCGCTGGTTCTGGCCGCCGCCCACCTGTCGGGCGTGCACGAGGTCTACCGCGTCGGCGGCGCCCAGGCGGTCGCGGCGCTGGCCTACGGCACCCGGACCATCGCGCCGGTTGCCAAGATCGTCGGTCCCGGCAACGCCTGGGTGGCGGCAGCCAAGCGCCGGGTCTTCGGGCAGGTCGGCATCGACATGATCGCCGGTCCCTCCGAGGTGCTGATCCTGGCCGACGGTCACGCCAACCCGGACTGGATCGCCGCCGACCTCCTGGCGCAGGCCGAGCACGACACCGCGGCCCAGGCCATCCTGATCACCGACAGCGCGGACCTCGCCGAGGCCGTCGAGGCGGCGGTCGAGCGCGCGCTCACCACGCTGCCCCGCCAGGAGATCGCGCGGGCGAGCTGGCGCGATTACGGCGCGATCATCCGGGTGCGCGACTTCGACGAGGCCGTGCCGCTCACCGACCGCCTCGCTCCCGAGCATCTGGAGATCGAGACCGCGGACCCGGAAGGCCTGGCCGCCAAGGTCCGCAACGCGGGCGCGATCTTCCTCGGCTCGCACACGCCGGAGGCGATCGGCGACTACGTGGGCGGTCCCAACCACGTGCTGCCGACCGCCCGCTCGGCCCGCTTCTCCTCCGGCCTCGGCGTGCTCGATTTCATGAAGCGCACGACGATCCTCGCCTGCACGCCGGAGAGCTTGCGGGCGCTCGGCCCGGCGGCGATAAACCTCGGCCGGTCGGAGGGCCTGGAGGGCCATGCCCGCTCCGTCGCGATCCGGCTGAACCTGTGA
- a CDS encoding SDR family oxidoreductase — MSDTSSKRALIVGASRGLGLGLAETLLRRGWTVTATQRRAGSDLERLKADGLTVETVDIDDDAGVAGLHERLGSQAYDVIFVVAGVATQAHDPAHTVPRDVAAQVYLTNAISPIRFAEAFRDRLAPGGSLALMSSILGSVGLNESGGWETYRASKAALNTLARSFEVRHRDSGISVFLVHPGWVRTDMGGAEADIDVATSVTGMADVIEARLGEPGVAYVDYRGETLAW, encoded by the coding sequence ATGAGCGACACCTCATCCAAGCGCGCCCTGATCGTCGGAGCCTCGCGCGGGCTCGGCCTAGGCCTCGCCGAGACCCTGCTGCGGCGAGGCTGGACCGTTACGGCCACGCAGCGCCGGGCCGGCTCCGATCTGGAACGGCTGAAGGCGGACGGCCTCACCGTCGAAACGGTCGATATCGACGACGACGCGGGCGTGGCCGGCCTGCACGAGCGGCTTGGGTCGCAGGCCTACGACGTGATCTTCGTGGTGGCGGGCGTGGCGACACAGGCGCACGACCCGGCCCACACGGTGCCCCGGGACGTCGCCGCCCAGGTCTACCTGACGAACGCGATCAGCCCGATCCGCTTCGCCGAGGCCTTTCGCGATCGGCTGGCGCCGGGCGGCAGCCTCGCGCTGATGAGCTCGATCCTCGGCAGCGTCGGGCTCAACGAGTCGGGCGGCTGGGAGACCTACCGGGCCAGCAAGGCGGCGCTGAACACGCTGGCGCGCAGCTTCGAGGTCCGCCATCGCGACAGCGGGATCAGCGTCTTTCTGGTCCATCCGGGCTGGGTCCGCACCGACATGGGAGGCGCGGAGGCCGATATCGATGTGGCGACCAGCGTCACCGGCATGGCGGACGTGATCGAGGCCCGGCTGGGCGAGCCGGGCGTGGCCTATGTCGATTACCGGGGCGAGACCCTGGCCTGGTAG
- a CDS encoding C40 family peptidase has product MPLDPRLTPARPDLADIVLEGRVKARRFVAGDARRVVVPSAPLRRAPSMESGIDTEAVLGDAVQVYEVRDGFTWVQLVHDGYVGYLTADSLGPADPAPTHRVAALRTFLYPAPDLKRPPRAHLGLGAALAVTGTEGDYLRVADGYVFAGHCRPIHEVEPDFAGTAERLVGAPYLWGGRTTLGLDCSGLVQLCLELAGRTCPRDADQQERALGEALPNDLADLRRGDLVFWRGHVGMMLDGTRLIHANGHHMAVAVEPLQTAVARILEKSYGPVTSVRRLPLTPSAGS; this is encoded by the coding sequence ATGCCCCTCGACCCGCGCCTCACCCCCGCCCGACCGGACCTAGCCGACATCGTCCTGGAGGGCCGGGTGAAGGCCCGGCGCTTCGTCGCCGGGGATGCGCGTCGCGTCGTCGTGCCCTCCGCGCCCCTGCGCCGGGCGCCGTCTATGGAATCCGGCATCGACACCGAGGCCGTTCTGGGCGACGCCGTGCAGGTCTACGAGGTGCGCGACGGCTTCACCTGGGTCCAGCTCGTCCATGACGGCTATGTGGGCTATCTGACGGCCGACAGCCTCGGACCCGCCGACCCGGCGCCGACCCATCGCGTCGCGGCGCTGCGCACCTTCCTCTATCCGGCGCCCGACCTGAAGCGCCCGCCCCGCGCCCATCTCGGGCTCGGCGCGGCGCTCGCGGTGACGGGGACCGAGGGCGATTACCTGAGGGTCGCTGACGGCTACGTCTTCGCCGGTCATTGCCGCCCGATTCACGAAGTCGAGCCGGATTTCGCCGGCACGGCGGAGCGCCTCGTCGGCGCGCCCTATCTCTGGGGCGGTCGCACCACGCTCGGGCTCGACTGCTCGGGGCTGGTCCAGCTCTGCCTGGAGCTTGCCGGGCGGACCTGCCCGCGCGACGCGGACCAGCAGGAGCGGGCGCTGGGGGAAGCCCTCCCGAACGACCTCGCCGACCTGCGCCGGGGCGACCTCGTGTTCTGGCGCGGCCATGTCGGGATGATGCTCGACGGGACGCGCCTGATCCACGCCAACGGGCACCACATGGCGGTGGCGGTCGAGCCGCTGCAGACGGCCGTCGCGCGCATTCTGGAGAAGAGCTACGGGCCGGTGACGTCCGTGCGGCGGCTGCCGCTCACCCCTTCAGCCGGCTCTTGA
- a CDS encoding low molecular weight phosphatase family protein: protein MDETAPGLAPKKKRVQSVLFMCNFNAVRSPAAEAIARHYFGKSIYVQSAGVREGEPVDPFMVAALDEIGIDAKKHRSRTVEQLEEWEGLNFDLIVTLAPEAHHAALELTRTLAADVEYWPTPDPTALYEASREQRLDAYRDVRDGLIRRIKSRLKG, encoded by the coding sequence ATGGACGAGACCGCGCCGGGCCTCGCACCGAAGAAGAAACGGGTCCAGTCGGTCCTGTTCATGTGCAACTTCAACGCCGTGCGCTCGCCCGCCGCGGAGGCGATCGCGCGTCACTATTTCGGCAAGTCGATCTACGTCCAGTCGGCGGGCGTGCGCGAGGGCGAGCCGGTCGATCCCTTCATGGTGGCGGCGCTGGACGAGATCGGCATCGACGCCAAGAAGCACCGGTCCCGCACCGTCGAGCAGCTGGAGGAATGGGAGGGGCTGAACTTCGACCTCATCGTCACCCTGGCGCCCGAGGCCCACCACGCCGCCCTGGAACTGACACGGACGCTCGCGGCGGACGTGGAGTACTGGCCCACGCCCGACCCCACCGCCCTCTACGAGGCCTCGCGCGAGCAGCGGCTCGACGCCTACCGCGACGTGCGCGACGGGCTGATCCGGCGGATCAAGAGCCGGCTGAAGGGGTGA
- a CDS encoding DUF2948 family protein, giving the protein MELLKLTALDAEDLTVISAHLQDAVLRAGDLTYLAAEHRFVLVARRFDWSVGPGELERRRLTGVHFERVLGVRTRGIAPGGNADTALNLLAVTFTPGEPPSGTVTLIFSGDAAIRLDVECVEVQMKDLGPVWEAESRPGHGDAA; this is encoded by the coding sequence ATGGAGCTCTTGAAGCTCACCGCCCTCGATGCCGAAGACCTCACGGTGATCTCCGCCCATTTGCAGGACGCTGTCCTGCGGGCCGGCGACCTGACCTATCTGGCGGCAGAGCATCGCTTCGTCCTCGTGGCCCGGCGCTTCGACTGGTCGGTCGGTCCCGGCGAGCTGGAGCGGCGGCGGCTTACGGGCGTGCATTTCGAGCGGGTGCTCGGCGTGCGCACCCGCGGCATCGCGCCGGGCGGGAACGCGGACACGGCGCTGAACCTGCTCGCTGTCACCTTCACGCCGGGCGAGCCGCCCTCCGGCACCGTGACGCTGATCTTCTCAGGGGACGCCGCGATCCGGCTCGACGTGGAGTGCGTCGAGGTGCAGATGAAGGATCTCGGCCCGGTCTGGGAGGCCGAGAGCCGGCCCGGCCACGGCGACGCGGCCTGA
- a CDS encoding UPF0262 family protein, with product MSEARNERSPHRLVAVTLDEDSIGRGNPDQEHERAIAIFDILEDNQFVIPGRDEGPYRLHLGLVENKLSFAISTESREPVMTHLLSLTPFRRVIRDYEMICESYYNAIRTASPTQIEAIDMGRRGLHNEASETLKQRLEGKVDLDHDTARRLFTLIFALHWKG from the coding sequence ATGTCGGAGGCCAGGAACGAGCGCTCGCCGCACCGCCTCGTCGCGGTGACGCTCGACGAGGATTCGATCGGCCGCGGCAACCCGGACCAGGAGCACGAGCGCGCCATCGCGATCTTCGACATCCTGGAGGACAACCAGTTCGTCATCCCGGGCCGGGACGAGGGGCCGTACCGGCTGCATCTCGGGCTCGTGGAGAACAAGCTCTCCTTCGCGATCAGCACGGAGTCGCGCGAGCCGGTGATGACGCATCTCCTCTCGCTCACCCCCTTCCGGCGGGTGATCCGCGACTACGAGATGATCTGCGAGAGCTACTACAACGCGATCCGCACGGCCTCGCCGACGCAGATCGAGGCGATCGACATGGGTCGCCGAGGCCTGCACAACGAGGCCTCCGAGACCCTGAAGCAGCGCCTCGAGGGCAAGGTCGACCTCGACCACGACACGGCGCGGCGGCTCTTCACCCTGATCTTCGCCCTGCACTGGAAGGGCTGA
- a CDS encoding MBL fold metallo-hydrolase: MRLTVLGCGDAFGSGGRLHTCFHIAGEGTGFLIDCGASALIAMRRFGVDPNGIDTVFLTHLHGDHFGGLPWLILDGQLVSGRTTPLTIVGPPGIRERLPAAMEVLFPGSSTAERAFAVTVREIAAGAPAAFGRVVVEAFAVEHPSGAPSHALRLTHAGRVVTYTGDTQWVDALIPAGRDADLMIAEGYTVERPVKFHLDWATLNHNLSEIAPKRLMLTHMSPEMIAHPPDGYIAAEDGLVLEL; encoded by the coding sequence ATGCGACTGACGGTTCTGGGTTGCGGCGACGCCTTCGGCTCGGGCGGGCGCCTGCACACCTGCTTCCACATCGCCGGGGAGGGCACCGGCTTCCTGATTGATTGCGGAGCCTCCGCCCTCATCGCCATGCGCCGCTTCGGCGTCGATCCAAACGGGATCGACACGGTGTTCCTCACGCATCTGCACGGCGACCATTTCGGCGGCCTGCCCTGGCTGATTCTCGACGGGCAGCTCGTGAGCGGCCGGACGACGCCGCTGACCATCGTCGGGCCGCCCGGGATCCGGGAACGGCTTCCCGCCGCGATGGAGGTGCTGTTCCCGGGATCCAGCACGGCGGAGCGGGCCTTCGCGGTCACGGTGCGGGAGATCGCGGCCGGCGCCCCGGCGGCGTTCGGCCGGGTCGTGGTGGAGGCCTTCGCGGTCGAGCACCCCTCCGGCGCTCCGTCGCACGCCCTGCGGCTCACCCATGCGGGACGCGTGGTGACCTATACGGGCGACACGCAGTGGGTCGACGCGCTGATCCCGGCTGGCCGGGACGCCGACCTGATGATCGCCGAGGGCTACACGGTGGAGCGGCCGGTGAAGTTCCACCTCGACTGGGCGACGCTCAACCACAACCTCTCGGAGATCGCGCCGAAGCGGCTCATGCTCACCCACATGAGCCCTGAGATGATCGCCCATCCGCCCGACGGCTACATCGCTGCGGAGGATGGGCTGGTACTGGAGCTGTGA
- a CDS encoding MgtC/SapB family protein: protein MISLTPLPETVNSAISLAVAFGLGTLIGAERQYRQRNAGLRTTVLVALGAAAFVDLGMRLTGGEGATRTVAYVISGIGFLGAGVIMKEGMNVRGLNTAATLWCSASVGAFAGADLPLEACFVTAAVLACNTLLRPLVNAINRAPIREDQTEATYEVQVTTATEAAGPARDLLVDRLEAASYPVRGVEVVERGEDAVDVVATLLADAVEGGELDAVTDDLARDPRIRHATWSVRAAD, encoded by the coding sequence ATGATCTCGCTCACGCCGCTTCCCGAGACCGTCAACTCGGCCATCAGCCTCGCCGTGGCCTTCGGGCTCGGCACGCTCATCGGTGCCGAGCGGCAGTACCGGCAGCGCAATGCGGGGCTGCGCACCACGGTTCTGGTGGCGCTGGGCGCGGCGGCCTTCGTGGATCTCGGCATGCGGCTCACCGGCGGCGAGGGCGCGACCCGCACCGTGGCCTACGTGATCTCCGGCATCGGCTTCCTGGGCGCCGGCGTGATCATGAAGGAGGGCATGAACGTGCGCGGCCTCAACACGGCCGCGACGCTCTGGTGCTCGGCTTCCGTCGGCGCCTTCGCCGGAGCGGACCTGCCGCTGGAGGCCTGCTTCGTCACCGCGGCGGTGCTCGCCTGCAACACGCTGCTGCGCCCGCTCGTGAATGCCATCAACCGGGCGCCGATCCGCGAGGACCAGACCGAGGCGACCTACGAGGTGCAGGTCACCACCGCGACCGAGGCGGCGGGGCCGGCCCGCGATCTCCTGGTCGATCGGCTGGAGGCGGCGAGCTACCCGGTGCGCGGCGTCGAAGTTGTGGAGCGCGGCGAGGACGCGGTCGACGTGGTGGCGACGCTGCTCGCCGACGCGGTCGAGGGCGGGGAACTCGACGCCGTCACGGACGACCTCGCCCGCGACCCGCGCATCCGTCACGCGACGTGGTCGGTTCGGGCGGCGGATTGA
- the murA gene encoding UDP-N-acetylglucosamine 1-carboxyvinyltransferase: MDRIHITGGTELHGTIPISGAKNAALPLMIASLLTGETLELVNVPRLADINALTRILGNHGVDQTVVGKRPGQTTETGQTVRLTASNVIDTTAPYELVSTMRASFWVVAPLLARFGEAKVSLPGGCAIGTRPVDLLIMALERLGAQIEIDGGYVVAKTKNGLRGAEISFPKVTVGGTHVALMAAALAYGTTVIENAAREPEVVDLAECLTKMGARIKGAGTPRIEIEGVARLNGARHEVLPDRIETGTYAMAVAMTGGDVVLENTRADLLHAALDVLATTGAEVTQVPDGIRVRRNGAGIAAVDVTTDPFPGFPTDLQAQFMALMTLAKGSSRIRETIFENRFMHVQELARLGARIRLDGDAAIVEGVERLKGAPVMATDLRASVSLVIAGLAAEGETQINRVYHLDRGFEALEAKLGRCGARIERVRA, translated from the coding sequence ATGGACCGCATCCACATCACCGGTGGCACCGAGCTGCACGGAACCATCCCGATCTCGGGCGCCAAGAACGCGGCGCTGCCGCTGATGATCGCGAGCCTGCTCACCGGGGAGACGCTGGAACTCGTCAACGTGCCGCGGCTCGCCGACATCAACGCGCTGACCCGCATTCTCGGCAACCACGGCGTCGACCAGACGGTGGTTGGCAAGCGCCCCGGGCAGACAACCGAGACCGGCCAGACCGTCCGGCTCACAGCCTCGAACGTCATCGACACGACCGCCCCCTACGAGCTGGTCTCGACGATGCGGGCGAGCTTCTGGGTGGTGGCGCCGCTGCTTGCCCGCTTCGGCGAGGCCAAGGTCTCGCTGCCGGGCGGCTGCGCCATCGGCACGCGGCCCGTGGATCTCCTCATCATGGCACTGGAGCGTCTCGGCGCGCAGATCGAGATCGACGGCGGCTACGTGGTGGCCAAGACCAAGAACGGCCTGCGCGGCGCCGAGATCAGCTTCCCGAAGGTTACGGTCGGCGGCACGCACGTCGCCCTGATGGCGGCCGCGCTCGCCTACGGCACCACCGTGATCGAGAACGCCGCCCGCGAGCCCGAGGTGGTCGATCTCGCCGAGTGCCTCACCAAGATGGGCGCGCGCATCAAGGGGGCGGGCACGCCGCGCATCGAGATCGAGGGCGTGGCGCGGCTCAACGGCGCCCGCCACGAGGTCCTGCCCGACCGGATCGAGACCGGCACCTACGCCATGGCGGTGGCGATGACGGGCGGCGACGTGGTCTTGGAGAACACCCGCGCCGACCTGCTGCACGCGGCCCTCGACGTGCTGGCCACGACGGGCGCCGAGGTGACGCAGGTGCCGGACGGCATCCGGGTGCGCCGCAACGGCGCCGGCATCGCGGCGGTGGACGTGACCACCGACCCGTTCCCGGGCTTCCCCACCGACCTGCAGGCGCAGTTCATGGCGCTGATGACGCTGGCCAAGGGGAGTTCGCGCATCCGCGAGACGATCTTCGAGAACCGCTTCATGCACGTGCAGGAACTGGCCCGCCTCGGCGCCAGGATCCGCCTCGACGGGGATGCGGCGATCGTCGAGGGCGTCGAGCGCCTGAAGGGCGCGCCCGTGATGGCGACGGATCTGCGCGCCTCGGTGTCGCTGGTGATCGCGGGCCTTGCCGCCGAGGGCGAGACCCAGATCAACCGGGTCTACCACCTCGATCGTGGCTTCGAGGCGCTCGAGGCCAAGCTCGGCCGCTGCGGCGCCCGGATCGAGCGCGTGCGGGCTTGA